The following coding sequences lie in one Sinorhizobium fredii USDA 257 genomic window:
- a CDS encoding acyl-CoA dehydrogenase, translating to MYKAPVDEIAFTLKHVAGMADAVNTGVFGELGEDLVDAILSEAGRFATKEVAPLGEVGDRQGSRLVDGAVKTPEGWRDLYRSWIDGGWNGLTAPEAFGGQDLPHMLHVAAMEMWNSGSMAFALGPTLTMGAIEALEKHGSNALKATFLSKMVSGEWMGTMNLTEPHAGSDLGVLKTRAERRADGTYRIFGQKIFITWGEHDFTDNIVHLVLARLPDAPVGTKGISLFLVPKFLVNEDGSLGARNDLFCHSLEHKLGIHGSPTCTMIYGDGRFGDEKGAIGYLVGEENRGLACMFTMMNNARLAVGMQGVAIAEASTQKAIAYARERTQGRAPGWNGAGMSPIIEHPDVARTLLTMKALTQGSRAIAYACAHAVDMAHASHGDETRHWQERSSLLTPIAKSFATDAGVDVASMGIQVHGGMGFIEETGAARYLRDARIAPIYEGTNGIQAIDLVTRKLPLSKGGQVRGFIGELREIAAAVGASNRQSFGQTAARLEASIAELSEATEWLLAALGEGRTVDALAGATAYQRLFGLVLTGVYLARGGLAEAGDGKEEARIALCRFAAENLLAETAALKDRVVSGAESLAAARAILD from the coding sequence ATGTACAAGGCACCGGTCGACGAGATCGCATTCACCCTGAAACACGTAGCCGGCATGGCCGATGCCGTGAACACCGGCGTCTTCGGCGAACTCGGTGAGGATCTCGTCGATGCGATCCTGTCTGAAGCCGGCCGTTTTGCGACCAAAGAGGTGGCGCCACTCGGCGAGGTGGGCGACCGGCAGGGGTCACGGCTTGTCGACGGAGCGGTCAAGACGCCGGAGGGCTGGCGCGATCTCTACCGTAGCTGGATTGACGGCGGCTGGAACGGCCTGACGGCGCCCGAGGCCTTCGGCGGCCAGGACCTTCCGCACATGCTGCACGTCGCAGCCATGGAGATGTGGAACAGCGGCTCCATGGCTTTCGCGCTCGGTCCGACGCTGACCATGGGCGCGATCGAGGCGCTGGAGAAGCATGGTTCCAATGCCTTGAAGGCGACCTTCCTGTCGAAGATGGTCTCCGGAGAGTGGATGGGGACGATGAACCTGACCGAGCCGCATGCCGGCTCAGATCTGGGCGTGCTCAAGACGCGCGCCGAGCGCCGCGCCGACGGAACCTATCGTATCTTCGGCCAGAAGATCTTCATCACCTGGGGCGAGCACGACTTCACCGACAACATCGTCCACCTTGTCCTGGCGCGCCTGCCGGATGCGCCTGTCGGCACGAAGGGTATTTCGCTGTTTCTCGTGCCGAAGTTCCTCGTCAATGAGGACGGCTCGCTCGGCGCCCGCAATGATCTCTTCTGCCATTCGCTTGAACACAAGCTCGGCATCCATGGTTCGCCGACCTGCACGATGATCTACGGCGACGGCAGGTTCGGCGATGAGAAAGGCGCAATCGGCTATCTGGTCGGCGAGGAAAACCGCGGGCTTGCCTGCATGTTCACGATGATGAACAACGCTCGCCTCGCCGTCGGCATGCAGGGCGTCGCGATCGCCGAGGCGTCTACCCAGAAGGCAATCGCCTATGCCAGGGAGCGCACCCAGGGCCGGGCGCCCGGCTGGAATGGTGCGGGCATGAGCCCGATTATCGAACATCCGGATGTCGCCCGCACGCTGCTGACGATGAAGGCGCTCACCCAAGGCTCGCGCGCCATCGCCTATGCTTGCGCTCATGCCGTCGACATGGCGCATGCCAGCCACGGCGACGAGACCCGCCATTGGCAGGAGCGCTCGAGCCTGCTGACCCCGATCGCCAAGTCCTTCGCCACCGATGCCGGTGTCGATGTCGCTTCCATGGGCATTCAGGTGCATGGCGGCATGGGCTTCATCGAGGAAACGGGCGCGGCCCGTTACTTGCGCGACGCCCGCATCGCGCCGATCTACGAAGGAACCAACGGCATCCAGGCGATCGACCTCGTCACCCGCAAGCTGCCGCTCTCCAAAGGCGGCCAGGTGCGCGGCTTCATTGGCGAGCTTCGTGAGATCGCCGCCGCCGTCGGCGCCTCGAACAGGCAGAGCTTCGGCCAGACTGCCGCGCGGCTGGAGGCGTCGATCGCCGAACTCTCCGAGGCGACGGAATGGCTGCTTGCAGCGCTCGGTGAAGGACGAACCGTCGATGCCCTTGCCGGCGCGACGGCCTATCAACGCCTCTTCGGCCTGGTGCTGACCGGTGTCTATCTCGCCAGGGGCGGCCTGGCGGAGGCCGGCGACGGGAAAGAGGAGGCGCGCATCGCCCTCTGCCGGTTCGCTGCGGAGAACCTGCTCGCCGAAACGGCGGCGCTCAAGGATCGTGTCGTCAGCGGGGCGGAGAGCCTCGCCGCCGCGCGTGCCATTCTCGACTAA